GATGGAAGGACTTTGTTCTTCGTCTCCAAACTATCAAAGATGTCAGCATTCCGCGCTGGATTTCTTGCTTCCAATCTCCAGATCGTGTTGAGCTTCACACTTTCTGCGATGCCAGTACACGGGTCTATGGAGTTGCAGTGTACATTGTGACTGGCTCCGGAGATGAATCCTGTGCGAGATTGTTGCTTGCCAAGTCCCGAGTAGCTCCATTGAGCCAACTCACTATACCGAAGTTAGAGTTGTGTGGTGCTACCTTAGCAGCTGAAACCATTGCCAAGTTCACTGATGCTGTTGGACCAGATGCAATCCATTTCTGGACTGACTCCACGATTGTCCTGCACTGGATCCACAGCCCTCCACAATCCTACAAGGTATTTGTAGCCCATCGTGTTCAGCGTATCCGGAAACATTCTTCACCTGATCAGTGGCGCCACGTAGTGTCTGAAGAAAATCCTGCAGACATAATTTCTCGTGGTGTCTCTCCTTCACAGCTCATGGACAATAGTTTATGGTTTGAGGGTCCTGAATGGATTAGATGTCCAGAGAGATCATGGCCACCACCCTTCAATCCCACTGCCTGTCCTGAGGCCAATTGTTTTCTGATCAAGGCGAAGGAGTTTGTCTTTGGAGATCTACTTCGAATGTTCTCATCTATTCTCAAAGTCCAACGGATCGTTGCATACTGCCTGAGATTTACCTATAAAGGTCCTCGTCCGCTTCCCAAGACCAATTTAGCCATTACAGCTGACGAGATGGAGAGAGCACTCCTTTTCCTCATTAAGATGGACCAACAAAGCTCTCTTCCGGAGGTTTGTGCTCAGCTGGAAAGGAGTGAGGCGCTCTCACGTGAGTGGAAGTCGCTTCAGAGTCTTGCTCTATTCTTGGATAGAGATGGCATTATCAGAGTTGGTGGAAGACTCAAGAATGCGGATGAGCCCTTCTCGACCAGACACCCAGTATTGCTCCCAAGATCCCTACTCACTTATAGAATCGTGCGTCATGAGCATTCCAAACAGTTGCACGCTCCTCCTACACTCTTATTGGCTTCCGTTCGCCAGAAGTTCTGGCCAATAGCTGGTCGAAATCTTGCCAAGAGAGTTGTGCACGATTGCCTGAAGTGCTACCTGAAGAAGCCCAAACCTTTGGACCAATTAATGGGTGATCTACCCGACCATAGGGTAAATTTGTATCGGCCCTTCCAAGCAACTGGTGTAGACTTCGCCGGCCCGCTCAACATGATCTCTTCCGCGACCCGGGGAGCACGGTCCCGGAAATCTGGAACCCAGAAAGTCTACATTGCCATCTTCGTTTGCATGGCAACGAAGGCAGCACACCTCGAGTTAGTGTCTTCGCTTTCAACGGAAGCATTTCTAGCCGCCTTCAGACGGTTCGCAGCCAGAAGAAGTACTCCTCGACATATCTATTCTGACTGCGGGAAAAATTTCGAGGGTGCTGCAAACGAGCTTATCCGACTCTTCAATCAGGAAGCGGCACAACAGGAGATTGTGAACCGCACTCAGGATGATGGTATCACGTGGCATTTCAATCCTCCTGCCTCTCCCCACCATGGAGGTTTGTGGGAGGCCTGCGTGAAGAGCACCAAGTACCACTTGGTTCGTGCCACGACATCTTCTGCTCTCTCCTATGAAGAGTTCCACACTATTCTATGTCAAATAGAATCCGTCCTAAACAGCCGACCTCTGTGTCTGCTGTCCGATGATCCCAACGAGAGGGACTATCTCACACCTGGCCATTTCTTGGTGGGAGCCCCTGGAAACGCTCCACCGGACCCGGACCTGTCACACATTCCAGAAAATCGTCTCTCATACTGGCAACATTGTCAAAGACGGGTGCAGGAGTTTGGGAGAAAATGGAGACTTCACTACCTCAACACCCTCCAACAAAGACCGCGATGGAAGATCGCTCGAGAGAATTTAAAGGTAGATGAAGTGATCTTACTCCTGGATGAGACGAGAGAGGGTTCGAAGTGGGTGCTCGGACAAGTGAAAACCATCCATCCTGGCACTGACGGCAGGGTGAGAGTGGTCTCAGTGAGGACTTCAAGAGGAGTGTACAAACGTCCAATAACGAAAATCGCCAGACTTCCCCAATCTACAGAAGACTCTTCTGGACTGCACCAGGAGGCGCACGTCCA
The DNA window shown above is from Phlebotomus papatasi isolate M1 unplaced genomic scaffold, Ppap_2.1 HiC_scaffold_511, whole genome shotgun sequence and carries:
- the LOC129809230 gene encoding uncharacterized protein LOC129809230, which gives rise to RVELHTFCDASTRVYGVAVYIVTGSGDESCARLLLAKSRVAPLSQLTIPKLELCGATLAAETIAKFTDAVGPDAIHFWTDSTIVLHWIHSPPQSYKVFVAHRVQRIRKHSSPDQWRHVVSEENPADIISRGVSPSQLMDNSLWFEGPEWIRCPERSWPPPFNPTACPEANCFLIKAKEFVFGDLLRMFSSILKVQRIVAYCLRFTYKGPRPLPKTNLAITADEMERALLFLIKMDQQSSLPEVCAQLERSEALSREWKSLQSLALFLDRDGIIRVGGRLKNADEPFSTRHPVLLPRSLLTYRIVRHEHSKQLHAPPTLLLASVRQKFWPIAGRNLAKRVVHDCLKCYLKKPKPLDQLMGDLPDHRVNLYRPFQATGVDFAGPLNMISSATRGARSRKSGTQKVYIAIFVCMATKAAHLELVSSLSTEAFLAAFRRFAARRSTPRHIYSDCGKNFEGAANELIRLFNQEAAQQEIVNRTQDDGITWHFNPPASPHHGGLWEACVKSTKYHLVRATTSSALSYEEFHTILCQIESVLNSRPLCLLSDDPNERDYLTPGHFLVGAPGNAPPDPDLSHIPENRLSYWQHCQRRVQEFGRKWRLHYLNTLQQRPRWKIARENLKVDEVILLLDETREGSKWVLGQVKTIHPGTDGRVRVVSVRTSRGVYKRPITKIARLPQSTEDSSGLHQEAHVQTGEDVGVLV